GCACGTCCTGGCCGGGGATCCCGCGGCGCACCTGCTTGCCGTGGCCGACAGCGTCGACGCCTACGCGATCGTCATCGGTACCCGACACGGCGGTGGGGTCGTCCTGGAGCGGCTGCTGACCGGCTCGGTCTCCCATCGGGTGGTCAACTGGGCGAAGCGACCCGTTCTGGTCGTCCCGACAGACCTGGACGACTAGCCCGCGGATCGGTCCAGTCGTCGAGGCTCAGTGGCCGGACATGCCCCCGTCCACGGCGAGTGTCGCCCCGGTGATGTACGAGGCGGCCGGACTCGCCAGGAACACCACCGCCGCGTCGAGCTCGTGCTGTTCCCCCAGGCGGCCGAGCGGGCTGGTGCTGGTGATGAACCTCATCAGCCCGTCCTGCGGGACCTGCGCGGTCATCTCGCTGACGAAGTATCCCGGGGCGATCGCGTTGACCCGGATTCCCCGGCGGCCGGACCACTGCTGCGACAGGTCCCGGGTGAGGCCGATCAGCCCGGCCTTGCTGGCCGCGTAGGCGGCCTGCGGGGCGTAGGACTTGACGAGTCCGAGGACACTCGCGATGTTGACGATGCTCGAGCCCGGTTCCATCACCCGGGCGCAGGCCTGGGCCGCCCAGTAGGCGCCGTTCAGGTTGACGTCGATGACCTGGCGGAACTCCCCGGGCTGTTCCCGCAGGGCGGGCACCGCGCTGCCGGCACCGGCGTTGTTGACCAGGATGTCGAGTCGGCCGAACTCGGTGATCGCGGCCCGCGCGAGCGCGGTGCACTGGTCCGGGTCGCTGACGTCGGTGGCGACCGTCAGCACCCGCCGCCCGGTGGTCCGGACGCTGTCCGCCACGTCCTGGAGGCGGTCGGCGCGGCGGGCGGCGAGCACGACGTCCGCGCCGGCCTGGGCGAGCGCGTGCGCGAACCCGGTGCCGAGGCCCGAACTGGCGCCGGTCACGACCGCCACCCTGCCGTCGAGCCGGAACAGGTCGAGAACGTTGGTCATGCCGACTGCGGGCTTCCGCTCAGGGCCCGCAGCCCGGCCGCGGCGAGCGGTGCCGTCGCCTCGCCCACGGTGTCGAACCCGGGGCCGCGCGTCACGCCCTGCTGGAACCGGTGGTGGATGCCCTCCGCGATGACCGCGATCTTGAAGTAGCCGAGTCCGAGGTAGAACGGGAAATTGCTCAGGTCCCGGCCGGTGACCTCGGCGTAGCGGTCGACCAGCGCGCTCGCCGCGGGCATCCGGGGGCTGGTCGACGCCGCCGACCCGCCCAGCACCGCGGCGAAGGCCGGGTGCGAGTACGCGATGTGGACACCCAGGTCCGCCAGCGGATCGCCCAGCGCGGCCATCTCCCAGTCGATGAGCGCCCGTACCTGGGCCGGATCGTCCGGCGCCAGGATGACGTTGTCGATGCGGAAGTCGCCGTGCACGATGGACGCGCCGCTCTCCGCGGGGGGGTCGGTGGCGAGCCTGGTGTGCAGGGCGTCGACGTCGGGCAGGTCGCGGGTGCGGACCCGCTGCCACTGGTCGTTCCACCGCCGTATCTGGCGGGCCAGATACCCCTGCGGGCGGCCGAAGGCGCCCAGGCCGACCGTTTCGGGTGTGACGGCGTGCAACCGTGCCAGCACGTCGATCAGTGCGTGGGCGCAACGGTCGACGTCCACCTGGGACAGCGCCCGCAGATCGTCCTCGGTGCGCAGGACCGGGCCGGCGACGTGCTCGACGACGGAGAAGGGCACCCCCAGCGGTCCGCTCTCGCTGCTGGTGACGGCGCGCGGCACCGGCACGTCCGACCCGGACAGCGCGGACACCACCCGGTACTCGCGCAGGACGTCGTGCGCCGACGGCGTGAGCCCGCCCAGCGGCGGGCGGCGCAGCACCCAGCGGGTCTGCCCGTCGGTGAGCAGATAGGTCAGGTTCGACCGGCCGCCCGTGATCAGCGTCGCGTCCAGCGCGCCCCGGAAACCGGGCACCTGCTCGGCGAAGAAGTGCTCCAGGGCGGGCAGGTCCAGTCCTTCGACGGCGGTGCTCACCGGCCACCCGCCGCGCTGTGCCGCTTCAGTGTCCGCCGGGCGATCGCCCAGCGATGCGTCTCGGACGGCCCGTCGTAGATCCGGAAGGGGCGTACCTCGCGCAGGAACCGGCCCAGCGGGATGTCGCCGGACACCCCGAGCGCGCCGCAGATCTGCAGGGACCGGTCCACCACCCGCCACACCGCCTCGGCGCAGAACGTCTTGCCGATCGACGTGGCCTGCGAGGCCGAGCGGCCCTGGTCGAGTTCCCAGCACGCCTGCAGGATCAGGCCCCGCGCGGCGGCGATGTCGATCTCGCTGTCGGCGATCATCTGCTGCACCATGCCCAGTTCGCCCAGCCGTGAGCCGAACAGCTCACGCTCGGCGGCCCGGCGGACCGCGATGTCCTGGGCGTGCCGCGCGATGCCCAGCCAGCGCATGCAGTGCGTCATCCGGGCCGGGCCGAGCCGGACCTGCGCATGACGGAAGCCCTCGTCGACCGCACCGAGCACCGCGTCGTCCGGCACCTCGCAGTCCTCGAAGAGCAGCTCGATGTGGCCGCCGAACAGGCTCTCGTCGAGGGTGTCGATGTGGCGCACCTGCTTCAGGCCGGGGTTGTCCGCATCGACGAAGAACATCGTCGCGTCGCCGGGGTCGCCCGGACGGCCGGAGGTGCGGGCCATGCAGATCGTGAACGCCGCGCCGTCCGCGCCGGTGATGAACCACTTGCGCCCGTTGATCCGCCAGCCGCCGTCGATCCGTTCGGCGCGGGTGGTCAGGGCCCGGGGGTCCGACCCGGCGCCGGGGGCCGGCTCCGTCATCGCGAAGCAGGACCTGACCTCACCGGCCGCGAGTGGCCGCAGGTAGCGCTCCTTCTGCTGTTCGGACGCGACCGCTTCCAGCAGGTGCATGTTGCCCTCGTCGGGGGCGGCGATGTTGAGCGCCAGCGGGCCGAACAGGGCGTAGCCGGCCTCCTCGAAGACGGCGGCGCGGCCGCGCATGTCCAGGCCGTGACCGCCGTACCCGGTACCGACATGGGGCGCGAACAGGCCCGCCGTGCGGGCGGCGTCCTGCAGTTCCCGGCGCACCGCCTCGGTGGGGGTGGCGGCCCCATGCCGCTCCTCGACCGGGAGCACCACCTCGCGCACGAACCGCGCCGTGCGTCGGGCCAGGTCGGCCACGGCCGGTTCGGGGCTCAGATCAACGGCCATCGGACCTCCTGCGGCAGTCATGTGGCTAATGGGTGTTAGCTGAACACTAGTCACACCTTTGCACTGTCCGCAAGCAGGTTGGTTATGATGGAGGCAAGTGCTGGCAGTCGACCAGCTACCACTCGTTAGCTACTGTGGGGGAACGTGGCCCAGGCTCGCTCGGCCCAGGCCGGCCCGGGGCAGGCCCGCTCGGCGCGGTCGGCGGAGATCCGCACGGCCGCTCTCGACCTGTTCACGCGGCTCGGCTACGAGGCCACCACGATGGCCGACATCGGTGCCGCCGTGGGCATGCGCGGGCCGAGTCTGTACAAGCACGTGGCGTCCAAGCAGGACGTGCTCGCGCAGATCATGACCGGCACCATGGAGGCTCTGCTGGCGGCGCACCGGTCAGCCGTCGCCACCACCGCGGACCCGCTCGAGCGGCTGCGTCGCGCCACCGAGGCGCACGTGCGCTACCACGCGCGGCATCGCCGGGAGGCGTTCGTCGGCAACCGCGAGATCCGCAGTCTCGTCCAGCCGCACCGCGACCAGGTGCTGGGCCTGCGCGCGCGGTACGAGCGGTGTTTCCGTGACCTGATCGAGGCCGGGGCGCGCGCGGGGCTGTTCGAGGTGGCGTCCGCGCGGCTGGCCTCGTACGCCATCCTGGATCTGGGGATGGGCGTCGCCGTCTGGTTCCGCGATGACGGTGAGTTGACGGAGGATGCCGTCGTCTGGCAGTACAGCCAGTTCGCGCTGCGGATCGTGGGGGCGGGTTAGGCGTCCCCGAGCGGCGGATTTCCTCTCACCGGCAGGCCGAGAGATCTCTCCCAGATCTTGTTGGCCGTGTCGATCAGTGTCTCCCGGTCGTAGTCGAGTCCTTCATAGGACCAGGCCATGACCATGCGTTCGACCATGAAGGTCAGCGCGTGCGCGGTGTAGCGCGGGTCCAGGTCGGTGTAGGCCAGCCCGGCCGCCTGCCACCCGGTGATCGCCCGGGTCGCGCGGCCCTGGAAGTGCTCGGCCACCTCGTACCACTGGGCCTTCAGCCGCTCGTCGTCGTCGCGGGCCTGGTACACCGCGCGTAGCACGCCGGCATTCCGCTGGAAGGCCTCGACGTAGACCCGGTTCACCTCCTCGATGCGGCGTACCGGGTCGAGCTGGCCGCTGACATGGCCGGGCGCCGGCGCGGTCAGCTCGGCGGACACGTCCTTCATCACCTCGTGCAGGAGATCGTGCTTCGAGCGGTAGTAGTTGTAAAGCGTGCCCGAGGCCACCTTCGCCTCAGCGCTGATGTCGGAGAGGCGGGAATTGTAGAAGCCGTCACGTTCGAAAACAACCCGGGCCGCTTCGACGAGACGCCGCGGCGTGGTCTCGCGACGCGGGTCGTTCCGTGTACGGCGTGGGCTTTCCCCGTTCTTCGCCTGATTCCGACCAGCGGCAGGCGTCGGCATAGCCAAACCTCATCTCCTCCGATTCACGGGCGCGGCGCCGGCGTGCGGCGGCCCCCACCGCACCCTCCAGCGATGGTACGGAGCCAACCTCGCGGGCCGCCGACCTCCCGATGCCACGCGGGGCCGCGCCGGGCCCCGGTCTCTCCCGCACCCGCCTCGACGCCGAGTCCCGCGGGCCGCGTCGCCCGCAGCCACGCCGCTACACCCGTGCCGCCTCGTCCGCGTCGGGCGGCAAAAGAAGAGGTTGACGTCATCCTCATCTATGGCTAACTTCCTCGCCAGTGGCGAGGCCGCGCACCCGAGCCCGAGGGACGTGACGCGGCCGGGCCAGCAGCCCGGAATCGAGAAGCGGGGGACCCATGCGGTTACCAGGGAAGCGGTCGTGCGTCAGCGTCGGTCTGGGCCTTGTCCTCGCGGCGACGACCGCCTGCGGGAACGACTCAGGTGAGACGGCTGGCGAGGTCACCGCGACCGGCGCGCCGATCAAGGTGGGCTTTTTCAAGCCGGCGGCGGGAGTGGGCTCCCTGCCCGGCGCGATCGCAGGAATGGAAGGCGCCGTCGCGTACGTCAACAGCGAGCTGCACGGGGTCAACGGCCGTCCGATCGAGGTCGAGGACTGCTCGGTCGACGGCACGCCGGAGACCACGATCTCGTGCGCCAACAAGTTCGTGCAGGACGGCGTCGTCGCGGCGTTCGACGGCTTCAACTACAGTTCGAGCGCCGGCATCGACACCCTCGTCGCCGCGAAGATTCCGCTGGTCGGCCAGATTCCTTTCGACCAGACGACCGGAAGCAAGGCGGAGGGTCGCGTGTTCTTCGCGGCACCGCAGGCGTCGTTCCTCATAGGCGCGCTCCAGGGATTCAAGTCCGAGGGAATGAGCTCGGTCACCCTGGCCCTGCAGGACACCCCGTCCGGGCACAACACGGTGGACAACCAGCTCAAGCCGCTGTCCGCCGCCCTGGGACTCAAGGCGACCGGGATCTACTTCTCGCCGACCAATCCGAACTTCAGCGCGGTCGCCTCCACCGTCGCGTCGACCAGTCCCGACGTCGCCGGACTCGTCGCGTCACCGAACGAGTCGGTCTGCGTCCAGCTGGTGAAGAACCTGCGGTCGACGGGTTACAAGGGCGCGGTCTTCCTCGCCGCGTGCACGGCCTTCATCAAGGCGGCCCCCGAGTCGGCGCCGGGCGCGACGATGTACTCCTCGGGGTGGCTGCCGGGGTCGGAGAAGAACGCCCCGGCCGAGGTCGGACAGCAGATGGAACTGGCGACGAGGTACATCGACGAGGCGGGCGGGCCGGCCGACTACTACGCCTACGGCCAGTTCGCGACCCTGGTGGACTTCGCCAGGGGACTGGCGACCGCGGCACCGGCCGACGATCTCACCGGGGCGAGTGTGCTGACCACGCTCAAGTCGCTGAAGGACTTCCCGACCTTCCTCGGCCCCAAGGTCACCTGCGGCAAGGCGACAACTCCGAACTGCACCACCCAGATGCTCCTGTTCTCCGTCCAGCCGGATCTGACGCTCAAGCCGGTGGGCGGCGACTGGATAACTCCGGCGCCGCAGATTCTTTCCACGATTCCGGGTGCCAGCTGAGCGGAAGGAGCGAGACGTCCGCGCCACATTGTGTGGCGCGGACGTCGACCGCGCCGATGATCATTTTGACGTCGTCTCCATGAGCGAAATCCTGCAGTTCGCCATTCTCGGGTTCTCGACCGGCGCCGTCTACGCGGTGCTGGGGTCCGCCCTGGTCAGCGTGCACGTCGCCACCGGGATCATCAACTTCGCGCAGGGCTCGCTCGCGCTGTGGGGCGTGTGGCAGACGGCCGCGCTGCGGGCCAACGGCACGCTGGTGCTGCCGGTCGGGAGCATCAGGCTCCAGGACGGGCCGACCGCCGTGCTGCCCGCCGTCCTCATCGGTGCGGTCAGCTGCCTGATCTGGGCGGTCCTCGCGCAGCTGCTGGTGTTCCGCCCGCTGCGCCGGTCGCCGGTCCTCGGCCAGGTGGTCGCCTCGGTGGGGGTCATGCTGTTCCTGCAGGCGCTGGTGACCCTCAGGTTCGACCACGACACCCTGGGGCTCGACCCGACCGCGCTGATTCCGCTGCCGGTCCTGCCGTCCGGCACCGTCACGCTCGCCGGGAGCGTCGTCGCGGTGAGCAACCTGATTCTCGCCGGCATCGCGATCGTGATCGCCGCGGCCCTGTGGGCCTACTTCCGGTTCACCGGAATCGGCATCGCGACCCGGGCCGGGGCCGAGGACGAGCGCGCGCTGCGCCTCATGGGCTACTCACCCGACCGGCTCGCGACGCTGGTGTGGGGCGCGACCGGACTGTTCTCGGGACTGATCGTGATCCTCGCCGCCCCGGCCATCGGCGGCCTGGACCCGACGAGCTACATGTTCTACGTCGTCCCCGCGCTTTCCGTCGCCCTCGTCGGCCGGCTCACCTCGGTCGGGACCGCCTGCGCGGCGGGGCTGGCACTCGGCTCCCTCCAGCAGGTCCTGCTGTTCCTCAGCACCAAGACCTGGTGGCCTTCCTGGGCACAGGCCGGTGTCGGCGACGCCGTTCCGTTCGTCATCGTCGTGGTGGCCCTCTTCGCGCTCGGCCGGAGCATTCCGGAGCGTGGCGGTCCCGACCAAAGGCGGCTTCCCCGGGTGTCGGTGCCGCGGCTGCGCCCGCTCCCGACGGCGGGGGCCGTCGCCGTCGCCGCGCTCGTCATCGCGCTCACCTCCGGGACGTGGCGGTTCAGCCTGGTGATGTCGACGATCCTGGCGCTGATCTCGGTCTCGGTGGTGCTGCTCACCGGGTATCTCGGCCAGATCTCCCTGGCCACGATGGCCTTCGCCGGAGCCGCCGGGTTCGCGCTGTCGAAACTGACGACGGGCGCGGGTGTGCCGTTCCCGCTCTCACTGCTGTTCGCGGCGCTCGTCGCCACCGCCCTCGGAGTCGTCGTCGGTGTTCCCGCGCTGCGGATCCGCGGTGCCCAGCTCGCCGTCGCCACGATCGCGGCGGCCCTGGCCATCGAGGGCTTCGTCTTCAACAATCCGGTGCTGACGCCGTATTCGGGAGCCCTGATCCGGGACCCGTCGCTGTTCGGTTTCTCGCTGGCGGTCCGCCAGGGGACGGACGTCATCACCCTGCGGTTCTCCTACCTGGTGCTGACGATCGTGGTGCTGCTGTTGCTCGCGGTGGCCCGGCTCCTGCGCGGCGGCACCGGCCGGGCGTTCCTCGCGGTGCGGTCCAACGAGCGCGCGGCGGCGGCCGCCGGAGTGAACGTGGCCGCCACCAAGCTGCTCGGTTTCGCGCTCGCCTCCTTTCTCGCCGGTGTCGGTGGTGGCCTCATCGGCTACAGCCGCGGGCAGCTGTCCGCGGCGTCGTTCACGGTGCTGGTCGGGCTCACCGTTCTGGCGATGACGTACGTCGGCGGGATCACCAGCATTTCCGGTGCCGTCGTCGCGGGGCTGCTGGGACCGCTCGGCGTCCTCTATCTGCTGCTGACCCAGACCCTCGACCTCAGCAGGTACTACACCCTCATCGCCGCGCTCGGCATGCTGGTCCGCGCCGTCGTCTTCCCGCCCTACGGGGGACCCGTCCAGGAGTGGTTCGCCGCCCGGCGCACCCGGTGGGCACCCGTCCCCGTCCCGGTTCCCGGCTCCGGGTCCGGCTCCGTCCCGGTCTCCGACGCGGCGGCGGACGTGGCGCCGCGCAGAGCAGTGAGGTCCGTCGATGCCCACTGAAGAACACAGCCCGCGGGTTCCGCTCCTCGCCGCCGGGGGCGTGTCGGTCCGTTACGGCGGGGTGCGGGCCAACGACGACGTCACCCTCACGGTCGACCAGGGCGAGATCGTCGGTCTCATCGGCCCGAACGGGGCCGGCAAGACG
This DNA window, taken from Parafrankia discariae, encodes the following:
- a CDS encoding SDR family NAD(P)-dependent oxidoreductase; translated protein: MTNVLDLFRLDGRVAVVTGASSGLGTGFAHALAQAGADVVLAARRADRLQDVADSVRTTGRRVLTVATDVSDPDQCTALARAAITEFGRLDILVNNAGAGSAVPALREQPGEFRQVIDVNLNGAYWAAQACARVMEPGSSIVNIASVLGLVKSYAPQAAYAASKAGLIGLTRDLSQQWSGRRGIRVNAIAPGYFVSEMTAQVPQDGLMRFITSTSPLGRLGEQHELDAAVVFLASPAASYITGATLAVDGGMSGH
- a CDS encoding phosphotransferase family protein, with protein sequence MSTAVEGLDLPALEHFFAEQVPGFRGALDATLITGGRSNLTYLLTDGQTRWVLRRPPLGGLTPSAHDVLREYRVVSALSGSDVPVPRAVTSSESGPLGVPFSVVEHVAGPVLRTEDDLRALSQVDVDRCAHALIDVLARLHAVTPETVGLGAFGRPQGYLARQIRRWNDQWQRVRTRDLPDVDALHTRLATDPPAESGASIVHGDFRIDNVILAPDDPAQVRALIDWEMAALGDPLADLGVHIAYSHPAFAAVLGGSAASTSPRMPAASALVDRYAEVTGRDLSNFPFYLGLGYFKIAVIAEGIHHRFQQGVTRGPGFDTVGEATAPLAAAGLRALSGSPQSA
- a CDS encoding acyl-CoA dehydrogenase family protein, with protein sequence MAVDLSPEPAVADLARRTARFVREVVLPVEERHGAATPTEAVRRELQDAARTAGLFAPHVGTGYGGHGLDMRGRAAVFEEAGYALFGPLALNIAAPDEGNMHLLEAVASEQQKERYLRPLAAGEVRSCFAMTEPAPGAGSDPRALTTRAERIDGGWRINGRKWFITGADGAAFTICMARTSGRPGDPGDATMFFVDADNPGLKQVRHIDTLDESLFGGHIELLFEDCEVPDDAVLGAVDEGFRHAQVRLGPARMTHCMRWLGIARHAQDIAVRRAAERELFGSRLGELGMVQQMIADSEIDIAAARGLILQACWELDQGRSASQATSIGKTFCAEAVWRVVDRSLQICGALGVSGDIPLGRFLREVRPFRIYDGPSETHRWAIARRTLKRHSAAGGR
- a CDS encoding TetR/AcrR family transcriptional regulator codes for the protein MAQARSAQAGPGQARSARSAEIRTAALDLFTRLGYEATTMADIGAAVGMRGPSLYKHVASKQDVLAQIMTGTMEALLAAHRSAVATTADPLERLRRATEAHVRYHARHRREAFVGNREIRSLVQPHRDQVLGLRARYERCFRDLIEAGARAGLFEVASARLASYAILDLGMGVAVWFRDDGELTEDAVVWQYSQFALRIVGAG
- a CDS encoding TetR/AcrR family transcriptional regulator, which codes for MPTPAAGRNQAKNGESPRRTRNDPRRETTPRRLVEAARVVFERDGFYNSRLSDISAEAKVASGTLYNYYRSKHDLLHEVMKDVSAELTAPAPGHVSGQLDPVRRIEEVNRVYVEAFQRNAGVLRAVYQARDDDERLKAQWYEVAEHFQGRATRAITGWQAAGLAYTDLDPRYTAHALTFMVERMVMAWSYEGLDYDRETLIDTANKIWERSLGLPVRGNPPLGDA
- a CDS encoding ABC transporter substrate-binding protein, with translation MRLPGKRSCVSVGLGLVLAATTACGNDSGETAGEVTATGAPIKVGFFKPAAGVGSLPGAIAGMEGAVAYVNSELHGVNGRPIEVEDCSVDGTPETTISCANKFVQDGVVAAFDGFNYSSSAGIDTLVAAKIPLVGQIPFDQTTGSKAEGRVFFAAPQASFLIGALQGFKSEGMSSVTLALQDTPSGHNTVDNQLKPLSAALGLKATGIYFSPTNPNFSAVASTVASTSPDVAGLVASPNESVCVQLVKNLRSTGYKGAVFLAACTAFIKAAPESAPGATMYSSGWLPGSEKNAPAEVGQQMELATRYIDEAGGPADYYAYGQFATLVDFARGLATAAPADDLTGASVLTTLKSLKDFPTFLGPKVTCGKATTPNCTTQMLLFSVQPDLTLKPVGGDWITPAPQILSTIPGAS
- a CDS encoding branched-chain amino acid ABC transporter permease, whose translation is MSEILQFAILGFSTGAVYAVLGSALVSVHVATGIINFAQGSLALWGVWQTAALRANGTLVLPVGSIRLQDGPTAVLPAVLIGAVSCLIWAVLAQLLVFRPLRRSPVLGQVVASVGVMLFLQALVTLRFDHDTLGLDPTALIPLPVLPSGTVTLAGSVVAVSNLILAGIAIVIAAALWAYFRFTGIGIATRAGAEDERALRLMGYSPDRLATLVWGATGLFSGLIVILAAPAIGGLDPTSYMFYVVPALSVALVGRLTSVGTACAAGLALGSLQQVLLFLSTKTWWPSWAQAGVGDAVPFVIVVVALFALGRSIPERGGPDQRRLPRVSVPRLRPLPTAGAVAVAALVIALTSGTWRFSLVMSTILALISVSVVLLTGYLGQISLATMAFAGAAGFALSKLTTGAGVPFPLSLLFAALVATALGVVVGVPALRIRGAQLAVATIAAALAIEGFVFNNPVLTPYSGALIRDPSLFGFSLAVRQGTDVITLRFSYLVLTIVVLLLLAVARLLRGGTGRAFLAVRSNERAAAAAGVNVAATKLLGFALASFLAGVGGGLIGYSRGQLSAASFTVLVGLTVLAMTYVGGITSISGAVVAGLLGPLGVLYLLLTQTLDLSRYYTLIAALGMLVRAVVFPPYGGPVQEWFAARRTRWAPVPVPVPGSGSGSVPVSDAAADVAPRRAVRSVDAH